A single region of the Oncorhynchus keta strain PuntledgeMale-10-30-2019 chromosome 4, Oket_V2, whole genome shotgun sequence genome encodes:
- the LOC118379271 gene encoding sequestosome-1-like isoform X1 gives MSMTVKAYLLGKEDAPKEIRRIAVDQDVSTSFEYLKKKVEDVFSTLRNVTYQMFYKDEDGDMIAFSTDDELIMGLTCIKDYTFRLFIKEKKEHRREFPAFAFPGGVPPFAYPPPPGTPHMGHPPPHGSHGHHGHGHHGHGPPMVHPNVTCDECEGSVAGTRFKCTVCPDYDLCSTCQAKGLHKEHVLLPIWHPFNNAFEWFPRGKWMRKMRHCTWAQAQNQAQPGPSGSQPGQAAPGDRQPSDASSAASQQSQANMDYLKNIGEGVAAMLSPLGIDVDIDVELEAKRTKVMTPNPSPPGSGGPPSARSNNGTGVSEGDGTKEGDMVVDGLSSLGSASDLATGGKDPGGSGDDEWTHLTSKEVDPSTGELQSLRVGEEGSLEAPGSPTVPQGPSQEPQKSLTLAEAAAYPHLPQDADPRLVESLSQMLAMGFTDEGGWLTRLLHTKDCDVGAALDTIHYAKPAKK, from the exons ATGTCTATGACCGTCAAAGCCTATCTCCTTGGGAAGGAGGATGCGCCGAAAGAAATTCGTCGCATTGCTGTGGACCAAGATGTTTCAACGAGTTTTGAGTATCTGAAAAAAAAGGTTGAGGATGTTTTCTCAACCCTGCGAAATGTCACCTATCAAATGTTTTACAAAG ATGAAGATGGTGACATGATCGCCTTCTCCACTGATGATGAGCTCATCATGGGCCTCACCTGCATCAAGGACTACACATTCCGCCTCTTCATCAAGG AGAAGAAGGAGCATAGGCGTGAATTCCCTGCTTTTGCCTTCCCTGGGGGTGTCCCCCCTTTCGCCTATCCCCCTCCCCCTGGAACACCTCATATGGGACATCCCCCACCTCACGGTTCCCACGGCCACCATGGTCATGGCCACCATGGTCATGGGCCCCCCATGGTGCACCCCAATGTGACCTGTGACGAATGTGAGGGCTCTGTGGCGGGGACCCGCTTCAAGTGCACAGTGTGCCCTGACTATGACCTGTGCTCCACATGCCAAGCCAAGGGGCTACACAAGGAGCACGTCCTCCTGCCCATCTGGCACCCCTTCAACAACGCATTTGAG TGGTTCCCTCGTGGGAAGTGGATGAGGAAGATGAGGCACTGCACGTGGGCTCAGGCCCAAAACCAGGCCCAGCCTGGTCCCTCTGGGtcccagccaggccaggcagccccaggggacagacagccctctgATGCCTCATCTGCTGCCTCCCAGCAGTCCCAAGCCAATATGGATTACCTGAAGAACATTGGAGAAGGGGTGGCAGCCATGCTTAGCCCACTGG GTATCGATGTGGATATTGATGTGGAGCTGGAGGCAAAGAGGACCAAGGTGATGACCCCCAATCCGTCCCCACCTGGGTCAGGAGGCCCCCCCAGTGCTAGGAGCAACAACGGGACAGGGGTGTCCGAGGGAGATGGGACTAAAGAGGGGGACATGGTGGTGGACGGGCTTAGCAGCCTAGGGAGCGCGAGTGATTTAGCTACG GGTGGTAAAGACCCAGGGGGCAGTGGTGACGATGAGTGGACCCACCTGACCTCCAAGGAGGTGGATCCCTCTACAGGTGAGCTCCAGTCTCTCAGGGTAGGCGAGGAGGGCTCTCTGGAAGCCCCGGGGTCCCCTACTGTCCCCCAGGGTCCCTCACAGGAACCACAGAAGTCCCTCACTCTCGCTGAGGCCGCAGCCTACCCCCACCTTCCTCAAG ATGCCGACCCACGCTTGGTGGAGTCCCTGTCCCAGATGCTGGCCATGGGCTTCACAGATGAGGGTGGCTGGCTCACCCGCCTCCTCCACACTAAGGACTGTGATGTCGGGGCCGCCCTGGACACCATCCACTACGCCAAACCCGCCAAGAAGTAA
- the LOC118379271 gene encoding sequestosome-1-like isoform X2, producing the protein MSMTVKAYLLGKEDAPKEIRRIAVDQDVSTSFEYLKKKVEDVFSTLRNVTYQMFYKDEDGDMIAFSTDDELIMGLTCIKDYTFRLFIKEKKEHRREFPAFAFPGGVPPFAYPPPPGTPHMGHPPPHGSHGHHGHGHHGHGPPMVHPNVTCDECEGSVAGTRFKCTVCPDYDLCSTCQAKGLHKEHVLLPIWHPFNNAFEWFPRGKWMRKMRHCTWAQAQNQAQPGPSGSQPGQAAPGDRQPSDASSAASQQSQANMDYLKNIGEGVAAMLSPLGIDVDIDVELEAKRTKVMTPNPSPPGSGGPPSARSNNGTGVSEGDGTKEGDMVVDGLSSLGSASDLATGGKDPGGSGDDEWTHLTSKEVDPSTDADPRLVESLSQMLAMGFTDEGGWLTRLLHTKDCDVGAALDTIHYAKPAKK; encoded by the exons ATGTCTATGACCGTCAAAGCCTATCTCCTTGGGAAGGAGGATGCGCCGAAAGAAATTCGTCGCATTGCTGTGGACCAAGATGTTTCAACGAGTTTTGAGTATCTGAAAAAAAAGGTTGAGGATGTTTTCTCAACCCTGCGAAATGTCACCTATCAAATGTTTTACAAAG ATGAAGATGGTGACATGATCGCCTTCTCCACTGATGATGAGCTCATCATGGGCCTCACCTGCATCAAGGACTACACATTCCGCCTCTTCATCAAGG AGAAGAAGGAGCATAGGCGTGAATTCCCTGCTTTTGCCTTCCCTGGGGGTGTCCCCCCTTTCGCCTATCCCCCTCCCCCTGGAACACCTCATATGGGACATCCCCCACCTCACGGTTCCCACGGCCACCATGGTCATGGCCACCATGGTCATGGGCCCCCCATGGTGCACCCCAATGTGACCTGTGACGAATGTGAGGGCTCTGTGGCGGGGACCCGCTTCAAGTGCACAGTGTGCCCTGACTATGACCTGTGCTCCACATGCCAAGCCAAGGGGCTACACAAGGAGCACGTCCTCCTGCCCATCTGGCACCCCTTCAACAACGCATTTGAG TGGTTCCCTCGTGGGAAGTGGATGAGGAAGATGAGGCACTGCACGTGGGCTCAGGCCCAAAACCAGGCCCAGCCTGGTCCCTCTGGGtcccagccaggccaggcagccccaggggacagacagccctctgATGCCTCATCTGCTGCCTCCCAGCAGTCCCAAGCCAATATGGATTACCTGAAGAACATTGGAGAAGGGGTGGCAGCCATGCTTAGCCCACTGG GTATCGATGTGGATATTGATGTGGAGCTGGAGGCAAAGAGGACCAAGGTGATGACCCCCAATCCGTCCCCACCTGGGTCAGGAGGCCCCCCCAGTGCTAGGAGCAACAACGGGACAGGGGTGTCCGAGGGAGATGGGACTAAAGAGGGGGACATGGTGGTGGACGGGCTTAGCAGCCTAGGGAGCGCGAGTGATTTAGCTACG GGTGGTAAAGACCCAGGGGGCAGTGGTGACGATGAGTGGACCCACCTGACCTCCAAGGAGGTGGATCCCTCTACAG ATGCCGACCCACGCTTGGTGGAGTCCCTGTCCCAGATGCTGGCCATGGGCTTCACAGATGAGGGTGGCTGGCTCACCCGCCTCCTCCACACTAAGGACTGTGATGTCGGGGCCGCCCTGGACACCATCCACTACGCCAAACCCGCCAAGAAGTAA